From Electrophorus electricus isolate fEleEle1 chromosome 8, fEleEle1.pri, whole genome shotgun sequence, the proteins below share one genomic window:
- the LOC113592302 gene encoding trace amine-associated receptor 13c-like, whose product MLETANSSLLQETDLKDYCFPDSNGSCVKSFYNAAAQTVLYFLLGLAMTVTILGNSVVIISIAHFKQLHTPTNMLVMSLALVDLLLGLTVMPFSIIRSVDGCWYYGETFCLLHSTFDMFLTTASIFHLVCIATDRYQAVCHPLQYPTRITIPIAWLMVVLSWITAAVYSYGLLYSKENVESLDEFIKSVYCLGTCNLFFNALWAALDSFICYFFPFSVMICLYAQIFFVSKKHARQIEDRKQSRYQMNITKIVKHEKKAAKTLGIVVGAFNLCWMPFFINSLIDPYIHFSTPAVLLDVFLWLGYINSTLNPIIYGLFYPWFRKSLYLIITFRIFTPLSSDTNVYGT is encoded by the coding sequence ATGCTGGAAACTGCAAATTCATCTTTACTACAAGAAACTGATTTAAAGGATTACTGTTTTCCTGATTCTAATGGCTCTTGTGTCAAAAGTTTTTACAATGCGGCAGCACAAACTGTGTTATATTTCTTACTCGGACTGGCGATGACAGTGACAATTCTGGGGAACTCTGTGGTCATCATCTCCATAGCTCATTTCAAGCAacttcacacacccacaaacatgcTGGTTATGTCTCTAGCACTGGTAGACCTTCTGCTGGGTCTGACTGTTATGCCATTCAGCATAATCAGATCTGTAGACGGATGCTGGTACTATGGTGAAACCTTCTGTTTACTGCACTCTACTTTTGACATGTTCCTCACTACTGCATCTATCTTCCACCTGGTCTGTATCGCTACAGATCGATACCAAGCCGTGTGCCATCCACTTCAGTACCCGACAAGAATAACGATACCAATTGCATGGCTAATGGTAGTTCTAAGCTGGATTACAGCTGCGGTGTATTCATATGGTCTCCTGTATTCAAAAGAAAACGTGGAAAGCTTAGATGAGTTTATCAAATCAGTATATTGTCTGGGCACCTGTAACCTTTTTTTCAATGCACTGTGGGCAGCTCTGGATTCATTCATATGTTACTTTTTCCCATTTTCTGTAATGATTTGTTTGTATGcccaaatattttttgtttcaaagAAGCATGCGAGGCAAATTGAGGACAGAAAACAGTCCAGGTATCAGATGAACATAACTAAGATTGTAAAACATGAGAAGAAAGCAGCAAAAACCCTCGGCATTGTCGTGGGTGCGTTCAATCTTTGCTGGATGCCCTTTTTTATTAACTCTCTGATTGATCCTTATATTCACTTCTCAACTCCAGCAGTTCTTCTTGATGTGTTTCTCTGGTTGGGTTATATTAATTCAACTTTAAACCCCATCATATATGGCCTCTTCTACCCATGGTTCAGGAAATCACTGTATCTGATTATTACCTTTAGAATATTTACTCCTTTGTCTTCTGACACAAATGTTTATGGCACTTGA
- the LOC113592301 gene encoding trace amine-associated receptor 13c-like, translating to MGSRDLKDYCYPDSNASCVKNCYNVAARVLLYFVLGLAMAVTVLGNSVVIISIAHFKQLHTPTNMLVMSLALADLLLGLTVMPFSIIRSVDGCWYYGETFCLLHSSCDMFLTSVSIFHLVCIATDRYQAVCHPLQYPTRITIPIAWIMVAMSWITAAVYSYSLLYLKGNVQRLDDVIESLYCLGRCDLLFNALWGAVDTLISFLFPCCVMICLYAQIFFVSKKHARKIERTKQKCKNEVSITKLVKHENKAAKTLGIVVGAFNLCWMPFFINSLIDPYINFSTPAVLFDVFVWLGYINSTLNPIIYGLFYSWFRKSLYLIVTLRIFKPQSSDTNVYDI from the coding sequence ATGGGATCAAGAGATTTGAAGGACTACTGTTATCCTGATTCAAATGCCTCGTGTGTGAAAAACTGTTACAATGTGGCAGCCCGAGTTTTGCTGTATTTCGTACTCGGACTGGCGATGGCCGTGACCGTTCTAGGGAACTCTGTGGTCATCATCTCCATAGCTCATTTCAAGCAacttcacacacccacaaacatgcTGGTTATGTCTCTAGCACTGGCAGACCTTCTGCTGGGTCTGACTGTTATGCCATTCAGCATAATCAGATCTGTAGATGGATGCTGGTACTACGGTGAAACCTTCTGTTTACTGCACTCTAGCTGTGACATGTTCCTCACCTCTGTGTCTATCTTTCACCTGGTCTGTATCGCTACAGATCGATACCAAGCCGTGTGCCATCCACTTCAGTACCCGACAAGAATAACAATACCCATTGCATGGATAATGGTAGCTATGAGTTGGATTACAGCTGCAGTATATTCTTATAGTCTCCTGTATTTAAAAGGAAATGTCCAAAGATTAGATGATGTAATTGAATCATTGTATTGTTTGGGAAGATGTGACCTTCTGTTTAATGCCCTGTGGGGAGCTGTGGACACATTAATATCTTTCCTTTTTCCATGCTGTGTAATGATTTGTTTGTATGCccaaattttttttgtttcaaagAAGCATGCAAGAAAAATCGAGCgcacaaaacagaaatgcaaaaatgagGTGAGCATAACCAAACTTGTAAAACATGAGAACAAAGCAGCAAAAACCCTCGGGATTGTCGTGGGTGCATTCAATCTTTGCTGGATGCCCTTTTTTATTAACTCTCTGATTGATCCTTATATTAACTTCTCAACTCCAGCAGTTCtttttgatgtgtttgtctGGTTGGGTTATATTAATTCAACTTTAAACCCCATCATATATGGCCTCTTTTACTCATGGTTCAGAAAATCACTGTATCTCATAGTTACTTTGAGAATATTTAAACCTCAATCCTCTGATActaatgtttatgacatttga